In Theobroma cacao cultivar B97-61/B2 chromosome 7, Criollo_cocoa_genome_V2, whole genome shotgun sequence, the genomic window ATATATTGATTCCTTTTGAGTATATTAAAGAGCACTTTGAGGCTTATTTTGTGCCAAATGGaccaaaaagaaattaaagggaaaaaaaaagtctctTTCACTTCACatacaagaaaggaaaaagaactTGAAAATTGCCCAAATGGATTCCATTCCATGAGAAAAAAGAGGGGAAACAGCAATTATGCCAATGCAATATAAGTCAAATttgtttatacttttggtgTATAGTGTTTGTCAAAAAGAGTACACATGCTCTAAAAAAGAAGTAAGGTTCATGATAGAAAGCCAAGTTTATAGCCAAAAAAGAAGATAGAGAAGTTCATGATAATGAAATATAACAAGTAAAAAGCCTAAAGCTAAACTAATTCTAGATTTAAAACATCAAACTGTTGAGATCAAAATTTAAGCTTCAATTTCAAACCTTGGGCATTTGATGGAGCCAATGGAAATGTCAATTTCAATTAGATTTTCTTCCTCGTTTACCTCATTGATTTCTGCCAAGAAATCAACAAGGTCTTGCTGCTGCTTGAAAATGGATTCTGGCAAGATAGGTGGCAGGTTGGACTGCAGAtttggtggtggtggtggtacCACGTTTGGTTCTGATTCAGCATTGCCTGGAATGGCAATTTCAATGAggccttcttcttcttcttcttcatctgcTGAGACTGAATCATCTGAGATTTCAGGATTTTGTTCTGCATTATTGCCTGGGATTGTCCAGTTTAGATCAAGATTTGAACTTGACCCTGAATCATCACTGCTTTCACTGTCTGATGTCGATCCTAGTGATTTGACTTGaaaatcatcatgcacaatgCCAATACCAGCTTCTTGGGCAGCAGCATTAGATTCTGGAAGAACAGTTTCTATCACTGGCTGCAACACTTTCTCTTCAGCTTCACCCACAGATAGGTCTTTGGAAACTGGGTTCTGTTCCAAAACCACCACCCTTCTCTTCTTATTTGTGAGTGTGACCAAGAAAATTGTCGATGAAACCAAGATTGTAATTGTAAAAAGGATAGAACAGAACCCCAAACCAATGAAACTAGTCAAAACTATAGAAGGAACAAGGAGTGCAACACAAAATTTACAGAAAGGGAGAACAGATTTGAAGAGCTTTGTTTCTACCATGTTCAACATCAAAGATTTGCAGAAAAAGGATGTGAGCAGACAGATCACTGAGTTAGGCTACgagagaaaaaaagggtaGGCTGGAGAATAAAGTATATCAGATTAGGACAATCAGAATTTATCCTGACAGAGAAAAAGCTATATTATAGCTAAGGTATCAGATGAGGTTTGGGCTCTTTCATTATCCTCAGCAGTGCTATTTTTtctgataaaaatataagagaactTGTATTGGAAAGAAGTTGAGAGCATTCAGTCTTATGATTAGAAAAGAGATCAGCAGATGAATGCTAGCAGTTGCTTGTTACCTGATCTGCAGCAGGGATAGAACTTGCTTTACTTGGCTTTACACTGAAACCGGTATCCTCTCTTTCACTCCTACACTAGCACCTGAGCCTTGTGTAATTTATAAAACCAAACTGCTTTTGTTCTTATCCGAAACCTGATTCTCTTGAGAAAAGCAAAACtgtggttttctttttttttcaagtaaCCTCAAAAAGCTTTGGAATTGCCAAGTGCATGTGCAACACCAGTGTTCATAACATGGCAGtgtaaaattcataaaaactGAGAAAATCCCATTgacatgaaaattgaaagaaaaaataaaaatactacACTATGTGGGAGAATGGTACTCTTTCTCTGTcactcttttttcctttttgattttGGATGGAAAAGGCTCcttttcactttctctctGTCTTTCCTTTGCCAGCAAAAAAGATCATATCAAATACCCACAGGAGAGAAAGAACAGTGCAAAATATCCACATCTTCTAAATAGTGTGCCCAAATGGTACCAAAACAATCAAGTTTGGAGAAAATTTCTacaggtttttttttaaaaagaagaacaaaaaccctgaAATTTTGTCAGGTAGTCAATGATCAAAACCAACAGTAATCAGTAATCATGGCACattttttcacccattttcttttgtctGCAATAAAACCCATTAAGTTGCAATGATGTTAGTCCATTTTCTGCTGATGCTACCACTGCTGCATGCCCTGCAAAGTCTTAATGGAAGCCCATTACATTTTGACCATTGCATTTTGAAGAGATCTTTTTGGCTGGTAATGCCAGGTATCCCATCCCCATACCTCTCTTCTGGTGCTCACAGACACCACACAGCTAGCAGCATTAGCAAAAGAGACCAGGTGCATAGAACTTTAAATGCATGTGGACAGAACCTTAATTTGATTCCTTTCCACCCTCCATGATTAAAACCTCAGCTAAAACCAAGTCAATTCTACCTACTAAAGATAATGAAGATATctacttaagcatataatgcaaatcaaatttttGGAGTACTAATAAGAGGGAATCTTCTCTGTTCCTAGACTTACTCAGATATGTTGAAAAGTTGATTCAACCTGTCAATCTCAAATTTACTTGTGAATATCTTCAATAATTTCACATCAGCTTTTCAATCATGTTACTCAAAAACATTGAAAACCTCACCTGCTCCATCAAGTGCAATTTCCATATTAACCAGGTCATTAGTTAATTGGGGTACATGTGACTTGTCATGTGAATGATTGGGTTTTGAACAAGTTTACTCCCAATGGCAAACAGAAGTGAAAGAAacaatgtttttgtttttcttcccTTCTTTCTTAATCAACAGTACAGACTTTCAGGTTATACAGATCTGCAATACCCCAAAAAAAAGGTATTAAAAATGGGAATACTTGGATTATAAGAGTAAGGGCAGTCAAAGTGTCCTAAAACTAAGTCAAAATAGCATCAGGCAAGGCATCTGATGACTGGCATCAAACAATGGCATGGGTTCTTGTGTTGGTAATCAAAGATTAAACTAAGATACTGCCATTGTACTTTTGTCaccctcttttccttttcctagaaaataaaaaatgggtAAGAAGGGATTGTCCATGAGGTTTTGCCCATGACCATAATCTTGttgtttgtatttttttaaccTCAAATCTTCCAAGGAGAGTTAGCTTTGTTCAATGTTGAACAACCAAAAACCCAGAATTACATTCTTTGTCAATCTCACATTGGTTGTTTATTAAAATACGATTGAGAATTTAAGtatttatatcatttttaatatataagatttaaataaaatagactAAAACggatattattttataagttaaTGATAGACCATGACGCTAATCTTATACTAGATTgctttataaaaaatgataacaaCAAATTAAGTTAGCTTCAAATTATGCTTTGTATTTAATGATAGATGtatgtattaattttttattatgatattgaaaaaaattgatctTATTCTGTCATTGattgaacaaaatttaatcaaataatagcAATAGAGTTGTATGtctcaaaaattttttgtttagattttaaattattacttTACATCGTgtataaaaaaacatattttactaaaaaatttttaaaattatcttaaaaaatagaaaagtaaataaatttctttcaattattaataaaaaaattaaattttttgaggGTAGTATGGAGAATATGTTGAGCATACACAAGAAATACAGAAAAAGAGGCAAATTTAATGCTACCAAAAGCCCAAAACTTTTCTAGGGTTAGGGTTTTTAATTTCTGTGTATAACTTTCCACgaaattcatcaaaattacaacaaaaatataaaaaaaaaggggaataAAGTTCCCATATTTGGAGATTCTTCTTTGGCTTCTATAAATTCCAAAGCTTTCTCCTTTACATTTTGGTCTTGGGATTTGTGCTGCTGATTTATTGTTgatctctcttttctctctttgggCTTTGCTGCCCTTTAGCCATTGAAATCCATGATCTTCAGCACCCCATGGACCCATCTCCAGTGCACGCCACTCCTTCACTCCATGAACACGAAGATGAGTGGGGTATATTCGCTCTCTGTCTCtccctccccccccccccccccccctgtaacttgtttgtttgtttcctGGGAAATTTCTGATAAATGGGGAGAATTTTGGATCTTTGTGctaaaaatctaatttttataACTGGTTTTTATCTGTTTTTAATTTGTAGATATGGGTTTTTTAGATTGTAGTGATATATGTGAGAAAATTGGGTGTTTGAGTTTGTTGTTATTGGAGAATTCCTTTGTGAGCATGATTAACTATGACTTGGGGCTATATTTGGTATTTGTTATTATCTATATTAGCTCTCTTTGTgtgttggttttgtttttgattggTGGGCATGCTGTTCTGTTTAGTCTGGTAAAGTTTAACTGGTTTGAgttgatattttgattgggGGATGGTGATCTGCTTATAGATTGAGCCACATTGAGTTGAGGATTATGCATTTTAATCCTTCATTAGCATGCTATAGAAGCAACTTGTATTGTTCTTTATTGCTTCAGTTGATATCTGGTTGCCTTTGCATAGAAGTGATGATGTTATGTAGAAGGTCATTTGTTTTGCTAATTAAGAGTCATTTGAAGGTTACAATAAGCTAGAATTGGAGTTCCATGAAGTTTTACTTTGTGTAGGATATGAGTATGAGGCTCAGAAGTTAGAGAATTGATAACTGGTATCTCTTGGATAAACTGAGAAACTGACAAGAAAGCTTGTTAATATAACAGTTTACCTTGCATCAATCTAGTTGAGATTCTTTCTgcttttttgtcaatttacATTTCTACCACTTCCTTTTCCTGTTTTTGCTTTTGTAGATATAACTTGTATGCATTATCTTAAAGTTTTCAGTTCTAAACATTAGTTccttagttatttttttattgcttttggTGTCTTGAATTAGCTGGATTTAGAACAAGGTGATGGTAAACACAAATGCAATTATGTTTTCCCCCCTCACTTTCTAATTTGAAATTGCTTGAAGTTCGTTTAGTCCAGTCCCTTCATCTTGTATCTGTATATGCTGCTGATTTTATGTGGCTTCAACTATTTTGTTGTTTGGATATTACCATGGCACCTTTCCTTCTTTTGGTGCACAATGAAGTTGACGCAATTCCATCATCGTTAAGTGGTTAATTCCTTCATTTTGTGGCAGGTCAAATTTTGTATAACTATAATGGAATGAAACACTTTAGTGATTTCCTTTTTGACAATGAATGAAATACTGCTATGTCTTGTAACATTATAAAAGATGGCTGTGCTAAGTGGCCTCTTTTAAAGGGGTGGCTCCTAGAGTTAGCAAGGGGCTGTCTAAACCTCCTTGTCAGTGATTGATTTCTCTCATGTTGTTGCTGTATTGCTGGTCCTTGTCAGGAGAGAGGGAAAGAGTTTTATACTCCTTTCAGTCCCCAATTGATTGagtgaatttttcttcattgaaATCTTATAAAATTACCTCTGTCGGTATGctaaaatattgtttaattGTAATTCCTTCTGTTTAGAAATGATTTTTCTCATTGAAATTGATTGAGATGAAGCTGACTATCCTTATGTTAATGTCTTGTTTCATGATGTTTTTCTTTAGACACTGAGGGATTTGTGATTCCAAGCTTGGGAATTGAAGAATCGGGTAAAAATAAAGCTGATGCTTCAGAAGTAGAATCCTCAAAACCTCCTTCACAGGTCAATTACATATACTTATATCTGTAGATGTCAAGACTGATTTGTTTGGAGCTTTTGTCCTATCTTGTTTACAGATATACACTAAGATGTAGACAATGTTCATATTTTGGCTTGTGCAGACTAAAATAGAAGAGAACATCTACTTGGGACCACACGGTGCTCCTCCTTCACAATCAAGGCAGCAAGAGCTGAATCAATCCAGTCGAAAGCAACGATTTAAACAGAAACTGAAAGAAGCTGATAGAAGGATCAGTGGGACAGGGCGGGAAAATAAGGTGGAAAATTTGAGAGAGCTTGTAGGTGGTGGGAAAGCAAGCCCCAACATGTCCAAGGGTTCTCCCAGGGATTGGCTAGATCCACATTGTAATGAGGCACAGTTTGATAAGTGGTACCCCCAGTGAGTGGAGTTTTCCTTAGATGAAGATATTTATCAAGTGCACCAATTATTTTAAGTCTTTGTATTGTTGGAGGCAAGGGAATTATCGAGGTTATGTATTTTGACAATAATCCATCAAGCAGACCATTTGGTTTCAGTGCTAATGCAGAAGCTATTTAAGTCAGATTTTAAGTTCTTTTACTCCAATTTTCTGGTCTATCTTGTGCCAACATACATCTTGGTATTCGTTGGACCTTATCAGGTTCACTATAACAAGGAAGTCTCGTATTTTCACTCTCATTTTACTTTTTGTTCTTCATTAAATATGAATTCGGGTGGTGAGGGAGAAGAGGAGTTAGTTCCTCACATTTGTTAAACACAGTTTCAGATGAAATTGAAGATGTGCCTAACATGGTCTTCCCATTCTTGAAGAAAGTTTGAGGAAGATCATTGTACTTGAGAACCTGATAAATGTTTGTAGTCAGTAATAAGGGATATAAGTGCAGCTTCATCAACAAGAGTCGTGTAAAAACAGTCTTTGGCACTCCAAATTTAGCAGTTCTAACAGCATATCTGAAGTGCAAAAGTAGCAAAACAGCACTTGTATAAGTGTAAATATTCATTATAAGTTAAgggtttcaaaattgtttGTCAAAGTAGTTTCCATGGAACTAATGAATTCCTCTTTGGGGAAAAAGAATGGTTACCAACGTAAGCACAAAGtgttaaaactaaaaatccTAAAGCTTCAATCCTTACACAAGGTCATTCCCAAAAATGAAGGTTACTTTGGCTGAGTGACTTCTGAAACTTTCATCAAGAAGCATGGCCTAGATATGCCTCCTGACCTGACATGGAAAGCTTGAACAAACCTAAGCCAACATCTCAGCAGGGTTCATTTGATGCTCATGAACTCTAATCCAGTTGCAGTAGGTGTCAATCCATACTGTGACAGATACTTGGCATCGTAAAATTTGCTTAGATGCCTCATCCCACTGTCACATAGAATGGTTACAATATTGTGGCCAGGGCCGAGAGCCTTTGCTACTCTAACAGCTCCAACACAGTTCATGGCTGAAGAACTCCCAAGAAAGAGCCCGTCATTCCTCAAAAGGAACCTGAAATGTCAAGCAGGTATAAGATTAGAAGCTCAAAGCCAAGCAAACATTCTAACCACAAAAGAATAGGCAGAGTCCAAGGAGATAATGTCAGATTCAACATTTGACAAGACAACATCATCCAGGCACAATTTTGATCCCCAAAGCTTGTATGTTTTCATCCTTTCAATGATGTGGGAAACAAAAAATGCTAAAGAGAACACATATAAAAGATGATAGACTGACCTTGACATTTCAACAGCCTCCTTATCTGTGCCTCGGAAAGCCCCATCGAGCTTTGCcatcataaaattttcagtcAATCTGTTGATTCCAATCCCTTCTGTTATGGTGTCAAAAGGATTCTTAAGCCTTCTTCCTTCAGCTTCCTCTTTAGTGTACATGACTCCCCTTGTTACCTTATTGAACAAACCAGAACCGGGAGGATCTATCAAGAAGCACTTGATGTTCTGATTCTTCTCCTGTCCAAACATTTAATAGTTAAGTTAGTCCCCTCATATAAATATGTACAAAATGGTTGAAAAGAGGTTATAAATTTCTACCTGGAGAAACTTCGAAACTCCAGCCACAGTGCCACCAGTGCCTGCAGCTGCAACAAATGCATCTAGACTGCCACCAGTCTGCTCCCAAATCTCAGGCCCTGTACCCTCATAGTGGGCCCTGAAGTTTGCCAAGTTTTCAAATTGATCAGCAAAGAAACCACCATTACAATGACTCAAGAAACCCGGATTTTCTTTCTCCTGGTCAGGTATGCAACCATTTATTTGATCCTGGTCTTTGCCATCCACTTGGCTGGCTTTTTTATTCTTCGCTGCTAATTCATTTGCTTCTAGCGCCCTCCTCCTAGCAACATTGACATAATGGTCTTTGTGTGTAATCGATACTGGTCTTACCCTTTCGACAGTAGCTCCCAGTGCTTCAAGTATTTGAGACTAAAGAGATGTTTGAAAGTGACAAAATCGATTAGAGCATGTTGCAATACATCGAAaatgtaaagaaaaagaaattgctACATGCAGAAGAGACAGAAGTGTCTGTCTTAGTAAGTATACATTTCTAAAGAGCCTGCACCATCCTAACATATATCCTTTCAATCCTAAAAGAGAATTCAACAGTACTTGCAAGAATCACATAATTGTCCAAGGAAGGTCTTCGTCCCAACACATTTTATGCATACCTTCTCAATAGCAACATCATCAGGGATGACTACATGACATTTGCATCCATAGGCAGGAGCCACTGTGGCAAGACTAATTGCAGTACTCCCAGCACTTCCTTCAGTGACTACTCCACCTGGAGCTAGCTCACCTGATACCAGAGCCTATATTGCGCCAGAAATTGGAAAGTATAAGCAAAGAAGAACTGGTTAACAAATAGAACTGCcaagactaatcatttacaAACTCTAGACAAATATCAAGCATTAGCTATcatgaaattgtgaaaaacatTAACTCCCCAAAGTTTTAAAAAGGTATAAAGACACAGGGAATTCAATTCTCACTCCATGGCTTAAAGTGCTATGATTCAAGTGCAAGCTTTTAATGTGAAGCATGAAATTATCATACGTGATGGAAAGAAAAGGCATGCTACCAAGCGGCAAGTGCATCACAGCTTGAATGGTTCTTTATGTTTCAATTCTATAAATTACCTCCTCAATGATTTTCACAGCAACTCTATCTTTCACACTTCCTCCAGGATTCAGAAACTCACACTTGCCAAGAATCTGAAAAGCCAAAAAGAAACtaaagaataaattaaaactgtAGTGGTAATCCTTTTTCCTACTATATGTGCATGAACATGGGAAGAAATTGAtctcaaaatcaaagaagattAAGGTGACCAATTCAAACAAATGACTTAAGAGACATAACTGAAGACACCCAGAGATCAAAATCAGACTAAAACACAGAAGACTGCAGACAGAAGGGAAAGAAATTACTCCGGTaccaaaatcaatcaaaaaagATAGAATCTtttgaagagagagagagatgataGTAACCTCACAGCCAGTGGCTTCAGACAGGCTGTTGATACGAATCAAAGGGGTGTTACCAATGGCATCAACAACCCCActtgtttgctttttcttcttgtcgGAGTGAAGGGTCGAACTGGTTTTTTTGAAGAAGAGGAAGTAAGAGAAGACAGCCATGGAAATAGAGATAGCTGCTGCCACGACAACAGCGCCTGCGGTTGTTCTTACAGGCGCCGCCATTGTGGCGGTCCGATCACTAGACTTCAAACTGAAGGAACCGTCAAACACAGACCAGTTTACTTGTCCCTGTTGTTTGCAAATTCTAATAATAAAGTAAGTCCATTAATTATAggtaacttaatttttaattaattacaaatgaaaattacaatcaaattatagaaaaatttcataatttccaATGGAACTCATAAGCTAGTACCTTAATGTACCCGAATTgttaacaatatatatataatatgatatgttaaagtcaaatttaaaaaaattatatttatgcCTAACGTCGTTGAgaagtaaatattttaattaatttatccgaatcatatattatatgtcggtttctttcatatttttgGACTCATAGtcaatcttaattaattttatccGAATCGTGTATACTATATGCCAATTTCCTTCTTATTTTTGGATTCATAATCTCGTTCACATTTACATTTAGCAATTATATGTGCTATCTTACTGACCTAATTGGTTGACATGATGGAAGTTTTGATAAAAatcttaatttgaatttgagtaataaaaaattaaataagaagGAAAGCAAAAGGGAAGAACGGATGGTGGAGGATACCGGTGACGATGGAGTTAGGGTTTGTTTTAAAAAGAGAATAGCTGAGGTCGATGtgaggaaaagagagagaaataagaagaaaaagaaggagtTTATATATTATGGTTAGGTTTTAGTAtttatatgataaaaaattcaCAAATAATCGaagttgattttatttaaaatattattcgGTTATTTTTACTCACATGAAATAACTAATATCGAAAAATGATCGATattaactatttaaaaatctCACAGAATACATATTACGAGGAATAACTATTTTCAACGGCCATCTAATCTAATGCTATTTACAGCACATAGGAAATTCTATGAATCCTTATCTATTTTTTGCAttcatatcaaaatcaaaattaattttactttGATTACATCTGAAGAATTCATAATCTTTTTGGTGCATTAGGTCCAAGTCAGGAATGCATACTGAAATAATTGATATTTGACACATTGCTTATGCTAGTCAATAAAGGATAACATGATGAAAATAATGTCATGTTCCTCTTATCTACTTTTAACTTTTCTCCCAAATCCTTTTGACTAGTTTCTCATATAAACCAACCTTCCATGAATGGCTGTCACTTCATGGCTTTGGGTTCTTTAACTTTTGCAAGCAATACCCTTAAATAGGACTCCATGGGAGTGGTTGATGAAGTtatcttcaaatttctcaaaccttagacatgaaaattttgaaaaggttGGTTTCATGATTTAATCCTGCATCTTGAATTGAGATTATCGTGTtccatattttaattttgagaaaTTAGTTTCAAGTTTTAAAGTCTactgttttcttttatcagTGTAGGAAACAATAGTAAATTTGACAATTAAGTGAATTTAAATTCGAATTATCGTGTTTCGTATcttaattttaagatattGATTTCAAGATTCAAGCTTATAGttgtttttttatcattaCAGAAAACAATAAGGGATTTAACAATTTTGAATACTATTCATTCATTAACACAACACAAAAACGATATAGAATTAAAcgaatttaaattaaaattgtcGTGTTTAGTGAGTCTAAACCTCCCAAACCAGGGGATCAAAGAgcccaaaattttaaaatgttggTAAGAACAAGATCTAGTAAAAGATGGGTAtaaagctttctttttttttttatttattttatttttttagaatatAATTGTTTCTGAAAGTGGAATAAATTCAGGCCTTGGGTTACTGCAAACCTTATGCTTTTGGATCTTATCTTGGTCACAAGCTTACAAAAACTTTGGTTAATGCTAAATGCagtttcattttgaaaaaatacaAAGTAGCCGACAATTTCAGTGAAAGGACAAAGGATCTGTGTGCCATTGACATTAATTTTTACCGTTGAAATGTCCCATGCAACCCCCCCCCACTTTTGAATTCTACCTACTTAcctctattttctttctatttttcctttatttttgaGTACTAATTcactttaaatttaattaccTCAAATAACTTAAAAGCCTTTGGTTTAGGGCAAGACATCAAATTTGTTTTAGTCAGTTTTGGTGATCAATTTGAAGCCTTTCAAATGGTTCcccttccttttgtttttccttcattttttttgtcataattttcgtaaattttagataaaaataaatatttgaagaCAAACGAACAAACCCATTAATCGAATGTTTGGAAAAAATTTGTATAGTTTTCGATTTTGGCATGCCCTGCTCTCAATTGGTGATACTTAATGATGAAAGCAAGAGCCTAAATTATACatttttgtatcaaaattgaaacaaatttgCTAGAAAGTTATGAACTATGTATGCTCCCTACAACATTGACATGCAATATAGGGACATAAGAATCAAGTATATAAAGGAAATTCCTTCTACTCTTAGACTAAAAGGGtgtaaaagaaagaataaagagCACACATTAAACAAGCTACATTTAACTAGATTAATAAGAA contains:
- the LOC18593297 gene encoding uncharacterized protein LOC18593297, which encodes MDPSPVHATPSLHEHEDEWDTEGFVIPSLGIEESGKNKADASEVESSKPPSQTKIEENIYLGPHGAPPSQSRQQELNQSSRKQRFKQKLKEADRRISGTGRENKVENLRELVGGGKASPNMSKGSPRDWLDPHCNEAQFDKWYPQ
- the LOC18593298 gene encoding cysteine synthase 2; the protein is MAAPVRTTAGAVVVAAAISISMAVFSYFLFFKKTSSTLHSDKKKKQTSGVVDAIGNTPLIRINSLSEATGCEILGKCEFLNPGGSVKDRVAVKIIEEALVSGELAPGGVVTEGSAGSTAISLATVAPAYGCKCHVVIPDDVAIEKSQILEALGATVERVRPVSITHKDHYVNVARRRALEANELAAKNKKASQVDGKDQDQINGCIPDQEKENPGFLSHCNGGFFADQFENLANFRAHYEGTGPEIWEQTGGSLDAFVAAAGTGGTVAGVSKFLQEKNQNIKCFLIDPPGSGLFNKVTRGVMYTKEEAEGRRLKNPFDTITEGIGINRLTENFMMAKLDGAFRGTDKEAVEMSRFLLRNDGLFLGSSSAMNCVGAVRVAKALGPGHNIVTILCDSGMRHLSKFYDAKYLSQYGLTPTATGLEFMSIK